The Clostridioides difficile genome has a segment encoding these proteins:
- a CDS encoding PBECR2 nuclease fold domain-containing protein: protein MSTDKVVGIIDEELAELAGIKYTGKIYASSGVIKHIKKKHRGQLSKNIFNDILETIKIVLKSPEYIGSHPKKPGKSVEFVKKLDDYILVATELDTKKGYLYVSSLYAIKEAKLESRISSGRVLQYDG, encoded by the coding sequence ATGTCTACAGACAAAGTTGTTGGAATCATAGATGAAGAATTAGCTGAACTCGCTGGAATTAAATATACTGGTAAGATTTATGCTTCTTCTGGTGTTATAAAACATATAAAGAAAAAACATAGAGGTCAATTAAGTAAAAATATTTTTAATGATATACTAGAAACTATAAAAATAGTGTTGAAATCTCCTGAGTATATAGGAAGCCATCCTAAAAAACCTGGTAAAAGTGTAGAATTTGTAAAAAAACTTGATGATTATATATTAGTTGCTACAGAACTAGATACAAAAAAAGGATATCTATATGTCTCTTCATTATATGCCATAAAAGAAGCAAAATTGGAGAGTAGAATTAGTAGTGGAAGAGTATTACAATATGATGGTTAA